ATGAGTCAACGCCGGATGAAGCGGATGGGTAAAACCGATACTGTTCAGGAAACCAAAAATAACATCTGTCATGGAATCACCTTTTCAAATTATTCATTATGAATTGACTGAAACGATTTCACAGTCATTGCAATAAAAATAATTTACCTTTACTATAATCTTAGCGATATCACAACCAATTCCTGATGTTTTACCATGGTGAAACCTGGAAAAAACCCATCCAAATCCAAAAGGAAGGTATGTATGGAAATCAAAATCACCTATTGTTCCGTTTGAAACTACGAACCACGGGCTGCCGGTCTGGCGGACCTCATTGAAAAAGAACTGCACATCACTCCGAAACTGGTTGCCGGCAGTAACGGCATTTATGAGATCACGGCCGGTCAAACCACTGTTTTTTCCAAACGCAAGGCCAAACGATTTCCTGACAACCAGGAAGTGATCGATCATTTGCGGCAACTTCTGCCATGAGAATCGTTTTCACGGTCATTTTGATCACCAGCCTGGTGCTGGTGATCCTGATTCCGGCAGGTCTGGTCATCATGGTCTTTGATCTGCACCCCCATATCCGGATTTCAGGGCCTGTGGCCGGGGCGGATATCCAGCGGGCCAGACAGATACTGGCCCCACTGAAATCCAGCCAAGAAAAATCCATGGCGTTGACATCTCTGACGATTTCGGAAAATGATCTGAACCTGCTGCTCACATATGGATTGACTCAGTTTGCCGATGTAGAAAAAATGGCATTTCAGGCCCACCTGTTTCCGGAAACCGCTGTGGTGTATGCCTCGATTCAGGTGTCGGACATTTTTCCAATCAAATGGATCAACCTGGCGGCGGCCGTGCATTTGCAACCCGGCAAACTAAAAATTCAGCAGCTGCGGGTCGGCCGTATCCAGGTCCCGGACCCCATTGTTCAATGGATGGCAGATCAAATCCATGCAAAGGGGATGGACACCCCCCGATATGCCCACGCCATATCTGTGGCCCGGCAGATACAGACCCTGGACATTGATAAGGACCGGCTAACCCTGGAATTCCAGTGGAATCCGCTGATACTGGCAACCCTGACAGGTGAGGCAAAAAAGCAGCTGTTCTCTTCAGAACATCAGAAACGCCTGATTGAATACCACAATTATCTGGTCAAACTGTCTTCATCCTTCAGGCAAAAGAAACAATCTTTAAGTGCCGTTATGAAACCGTTGTTCCGGCGGGCCGTGGAAAATACGGCCCTGTCTCAGGACCCGGTCTCTGAAAACACGGCTGTTCTCCAGGTGATGGCGGCTTATGTCATGAATCAGGATCTGGGCGGGTTTCTGTCTCCGGATATCCGGCATACAGTTTCATCATCCCGGCCCGATGTCGTCTTTGTGCTGTATGGCCGGGAGGATCTGGCCCAGCATTTTCTCTCCTCTGCCGCCATCACGGTACTGGCTTCCGGCAAACTGGCCCGGTCCATGGGAATGGCCAAAGAAATGGAGGATGCACAGACGAAATCCGGATACAGTTTTGTGGATATCAGTGCCAACGAAGCCGGGATCCGGCTGGCTGAATTTGCCGTTTCAGGGCCTGTCAATGCCCGGCTGATGCAGCAGCGGGCAGCGGAACTATCCCGGGAGAATCAATTCATGCCCGATATCAAACATCTACCTGAAAACATGACTGCCGAAGCGTTCCAGAATCAGTTCAACTCCCCCCATTCCGCTGCCTTTGCCCGAATCATGCATCAAATCGAATCCAGCATCGATGCCTGTCACATCCACCAAAACTGAAAAAGGCTGCCCTTTGGGGGCAGCCTTTTCAGAAAAGGAAAAAAAGATGAAAAAACTAATTGGCGATTAGTTGTAAATGAGTAATGCAATGCACATGCCAACCAGAATATTTTTTTGCAGATATAATAAAATTGCCGCCATCTTCCCTTTTTACAGTGCGTTTCAATGGGCCGGAATCATGGCTGGGTCCATTTTGATCCATACCTGCCAAAAAACAGGGCCCCCGCCTGTTCACAATTTTGAACTTTTCAATGCAACCCACCCGCTGATTCATGAAATAAAAAATTATAACCTTTTGAAATCAAAGAACATTACAACCCAAAACCCTGAAATTCATAAATTTGAACCGCTATTTTTTGGCTGTTTTCGGTTTCGGGGCCGGGGGCGCATCTCCGGATTTTTCCGCTGGTTTTTTCGGTTTGGCCGATGCCTGTTTTTTGGGGTTGATTCCCCTCAGGATCGGCATCACCACATCCTTTTTCTCAGCCAGGAGCAAAGAAATTTTTTCCATCTGATCTTCAGGCAGCTTCAGTTCTGATTTATCGAGGAATTCAAACAAATTGTCGGCAATATCAAGCATTTTATCATAAGCGTCTGCTTCCTTTTTTGTCGCAAATGTCATTTTTTCCTCTCCGTTCCTGACCACAATGTATTTGACAACGACTGCCATACCCTCTCCTTATATCGAAAATAACGTATCCACAGTGACAAGCAATAAAACCAGGGCCCGGAATCCCATCCACCGGCCCTGGCTTTTCATTGTATCTGAAAAGGTCCGTATTTGTCTATACTTCAGGCCTTGGATAAAGCCCGCTTTTTTCAACTATTTCCGGCACTTTTTCTTCCCATTCAATGGCCATGATGTGAAACCCCGCGATTCCGGGCACTTCCTTGAGTTCCTGGATATGCTCCACGCAGATCTGGATGCCTTCCTGGGCCTGGTGCTTTTTTTCCACGCCCGCCAGCCGCTGGATAATTTCATCGGGCACATCCATGCCCGGCACCTTGTTTTTCATGTACTTGGCCATACCCACAGACTTCATGGGCGTCATGCCGGCCATGATAAAAACCTTTTCCGTCAATCCCCGGTCAGAAGCCCTGCGCATCCACTCCTTGAATTTATCGATATTGTAGATGCACTGGGTCTGGATGAATTCCGCCCCACAGGCAATTTTCTTGGCCAGCCTGGGCACCCGGATCTCAAACGGATCGGCAAACGGATTGGCCGCCGCTCCCACAAAAAGTCTGGGCGGCCGCTTGATATCGTCTCCGCCCAGAAACTTGCCTTCATCCCGCATATACCGGACGGTCTGCACCAGCTGCATGGAATCTAAGTCATGCACATTCTGGCCCTGGGCACAGTCCCCAAAACTCTGATGATCGCCGGACAGACACAGCATGTTGGAAATATCAAACGAGGCGGCCCCCAGAATATCGCTTTGCAGGGCCACCCGGTTTCTGTCTCTTGTCACCATCTGCAGCACCGGTTCAATGCCCAGCAGTTTTAAATGAACACAGGCGGCCAGAGAGGACATCCTTGTCATGGCGGTCTGGTTGTCCGTGACATTCACCGCATCCACATAATCTTTGATCAGCATCCCTTTTTTCTTGATCTCTTCCGGATCACTGCCCCGGGGCGGCCCGCATTCGGATGTCACACCCAGGTGTCCGGCCTTTAACACGCGCTCCAGTCTGCTGTCGCTCACATATTCGCTCATATCTTCACATCCTCCCTGGTTACGGTTCTGGGTCCGCCGGCCCGGTCAGTGGACCAGTCTTTCACAGGGGCGACTATTTCGTAATCATCCATCTTCCCCAGGGCTTTGAGCCGGTCGATGATCAGCTGCCAGGCACAGTCCGTGTCCTTGGAAATTTCACACTTGCCGTTGGTGGAACCGCCGCAGGGCCCGTTGAGCACCCGTTTGGCACACCGGGACACCGGGCAGATGCCGCCGGTGCGGGCCAGCACACACGACCCGCAGGCCTGGCACCGTTCCGTCCACAGGCCCCGGTCCTCATTGGCGCCTAAGCAGACCGTGTTGACACCCGGCAACACCGGTGTGGTCATATATTTTTCCGCAGCAAACTGAACCCCCACGCCGCAGGCCAGAGATATGACAGCATCATACTGGTCGATCACATCCCGGATCTCCTCTAAATATTCATGATCGCACTGACGCTCCAGGGTTCGCTCATCAATGGTTTTTTCCCGATCCTGGGCCATGAAATTCATTCGAAGGACCGATGCCAGGACCTCCACCTCTTTTTTACCCCCGGCCTCACAGACCGTGACGCATTCATTGCATCCCAGCACCAGAATGCGGTCATAGGCCTCAACTTCCCGGATAATCTCTTCAATGGGTTTTTTCTCTGCTATTATCATGCTCACCTCTTGCTTAGGCGGTTAAAATAGTTCTTTTTCAGGCAGCATCGGCCTTTTGGGTCTTGCGTTGTTTTGCCAGTCTAATGGGGCTGGGCCCCATTTCCTTGACACGATTGACCATTTCCGTGGAATACTGGGCAAACAAAGGGCCTTCACCGGAAGACAGGTTGTACATCCTCACCCGGTCTTTGCCGACTCCGATTTTTTCCAGAACTTTGGCAGCCTGTTCCACCCGTTTTCTCGCTCTGAAATTGCCCTCGTTGAAATGACAGTCCCCCTCCATGCATCCCACCACATACACCCCGTCGGCCCCTTTTTCAAAGGCACGCAGAATGTGGATGATATCAACCTTTCCGGTACAGGGGACCCGGATAATTCTGAAATTTGTCGGTATTTTCAGCCTCATGGAACCTGCCAGGTCCGCAGCGGAATACCCTCAGTAGTTACAGCAGAACGCCAGAATGACCGGTTCAAATTCTTTTGTCATATCATACCTCCTCCAGCAGGGATTCCACCTTGCTGAGCAATGAGTCATCTTCGTACCAGTTGAGCTTGATGGCCTTGGCCGGGCATTCCGAAGCGCAGACCCCGCAACCCTGGCACAGGGCCGGGTCGATGTACGAAACCCCGTTTTCATCCATTACCGGCACATGATAGGGACAGGATCGGACACAGACCAGGCAGGAAGCGCATCGATCCTGATCCACTTCCGCCACCACCGCAGACAGGGTCAGAAACTCCTGGGACAGATAGGTGGCGGCCCGGGATGCGGCAGCCATGGCCTGGGCCACGGTTTCCGTGATCAGCTTGGGCCCGTGGGCCGTACCGCAGATGAACACCCCTTCCGTGCCCCCGTCCACCGGCCGGAGCTTGACATGAGCTTCCATGAAAAACCCTTCCGCGTTGCGCTGGGCCTTGATAATATGGGACAGCTCCTTGGTATCTGTGGCTATCACCCCGGCGGACAATGCCACCACATCGGCGTCCGCCTCAATATACTGTCCCAGCACATGATCCATGAACGTGACGGTGAGCCCGCCGTCGGCCGATTTTTCCACCCGGGGCGGATCCTCTTTGCTGAACCGGGAAAAGATCACGCCCATGTTCCGGGCTTTGGTGTAATACGCCTCCATCATGGAATAGGTTCTCATATCCCGGTACAGAATAAACACATCCGTGTCCGGGCTTTGTTCCTTGATGGCAATGGCGTTTTTCACGGCATTCTGGCAGCAGATCCGGGAACAGTTGGGATTGGTCTCGTTCCGGGACCCCACACACTGGATCATGATCACCCGGTCCGGATTGCCGAATGTGTTGTCTGCCAGCCGGTCCGCCAGTTCCAGCTGGGTCACCACGGCATCGCTGTCATTG
The nucleotide sequence above comes from Desulfotignum phosphitoxidans DSM 13687. Encoded proteins:
- a CDS encoding YebG family protein, which translates into the protein MAVVVKYIVVRNGEEKMTFATKKEADAYDKMLDIADNLFEFLDKSELKLPEDQMEKISLLLAEKKDVVMPILRGINPKKQASAKPKKPAEKSGDAPPAPKPKTAKK
- a CDS encoding hydrogenase iron-sulfur subunit: MTKEFEPVILAFCCNYUGYSAADLAGSMRLKIPTNFRIIRVPCTGKVDIIHILRAFEKGADGVYVVGCMEGDCHFNEGNFRARKRVEQAAKVLEKIGVGKDRVRMYNLSSGEGPLFAQYSTEMVNRVKEMGPSPIRLAKQRKTQKADAA
- a CDS encoding methylenetetrahydrofolate reductase C-terminal domain-containing protein, producing the protein MIIAEKKPIEEIIREVEAYDRILVLGCNECVTVCEAGGKKEVEVLASVLRMNFMAQDREKTIDERTLERQCDHEYLEEIRDVIDQYDAVISLACGVGVQFAAEKYMTTPVLPGVNTVCLGANEDRGLWTERCQACGSCVLARTGGICPVSRCAKRVLNGPCGGSTNGKCEISKDTDCAWQLIIDRLKALGKMDDYEIVAPVKDWSTDRAGGPRTVTREDVKI
- a CDS encoding Rdx family protein; the encoded protein is MTPKLVAGSNGIYEITAGQTTVFSKRKAKRFPDNQEVIDHLRQLLP
- a CDS encoding methylenetetrahydrofolate reductase, giving the protein MSEYVSDSRLERVLKAGHLGVTSECGPPRGSDPEEIKKKGMLIKDYVDAVNVTDNQTAMTRMSSLAACVHLKLLGIEPVLQMVTRDRNRVALQSDILGAASFDISNMLCLSGDHQSFGDCAQGQNVHDLDSMQLVQTVRYMRDEGKFLGGDDIKRPPRLFVGAAANPFADPFEIRVPRLAKKIACGAEFIQTQCIYNIDKFKEWMRRASDRGLTEKVFIMAGMTPMKSVGMAKYMKNKVPGMDVPDEIIQRLAGVEKKHQAQEGIQICVEHIQELKEVPGIAGFHIMAIEWEEKVPEIVEKSGLYPRPEV